The genomic stretch GGGGTGGCCGTCGGTGGCGGCTCGACCGCCGCCCTGGTCGCCGCCGACGTGTTCCTCACGCGACCCGGCATCGGCGCGCTCGTCGAGACCCTCGACGGCGCCGGGCAGGCCATGCAGACGGTCCGCCGGCTTCTCGCGCTCTCGCTCGCCTACAACGTCCTGGGCGCCTCCGCGGCCCTCGCCGGCCTGGTGACGCCGCTCGTCGCCGCCGCCGCGATGCCGGTCTCGTCGCTCGCCGTCGTCGGGCTCGCCCTCACCCAGCCGTCCTTCCGGCGCCGCCGACCGTGAACGTCCTCTACGTCCTCGTCCCCCTCGCCCTCGGCCTCGCGCTCGCCGCCGTGGCCGCCTTCCGCTGGGCCGTCCGCGACGGCCAGTTCGACGATGTCGAAACGCCCGCCCTCCGCATCCTCCTCGACGACCTCTCCGACCCCGATGACTGACGCTTCTGCCCGCGCCGCCTCCGCGCGCCCCGTCCCGACCGCGCCCGTCGACGGCGCCGTCGCGCCCCTCGACGCCGTCGTGTTTCGGTGGACCGCGCCGCCCGGCACCCGCGTGTTCGACCTCCGCGTGGCCACCGCTGCGGCGCCCTCCGACGCCCTCTTCGAAGTGACCGGCCTCCCCTCGACCGAGGCGACGCTGGCCGGCGCCTTGCCCGCGGGCGACCTGCTGTGGTGGGTCCGCCAGGAGGGCGGCGCCTGGAGTGCCCCGGCGCGCTTCCACGCAGGAACGCAGGCCGATGTCGAGATCGCCCACCGCGCCGAAGCGGAGGCCGCCGCGCGCCGTCGCGCGTCCGAGCGAGCCGCCCAGGCGTCCGACATCCCGGACGCGCCCCCGCCCGCCCCGGTCTGGCCCTACGCCACCGGCGACGCCCTCGACGGCGCGCCCGAGGTGGACTGGGCGCGCGTGCCCGGCTTCGGCGCCCCGGCGCGCGCGGCGCTCCCCCGCGCCGGTGCCGCCGCCCCCACCCTGCTCGGTCCGCTGGGCGGGGAGGTGGCCGACGCCGGGACCGTGGCCCTCCGCTGGACCAGCGTGCCCGGCGCCGACCGCTACGAGGTGGAACTGTCGCCTCGGACCCGCTTCGACGCCGACGTGCTGACGCTCGACGCGGGGGGCGCGACCGAGCTGGTGCTGCCGGGCGTGGTCCCGGCCGCCGGGCACAAGATGCTCTGGCGCGTCCGCGCGCACGTCGGCAGAGGCGCGACGGCATGGAGCCGCTACGGCCGCTTCTACCCCGCCGACGCCGACACGGCGGAGCGCTTCTCGCTGGCGATGGACCGTGCGCGCACCGCGCAGCGACTCCAACGCGACCATGCCCGGCGCGTGCAGCAACGGGAGATGGACCTGATCCCGCTCCACGAGCGCCCGGACGCGGTGACCTCGCAGGCGATGGTGACCGCGATCCTGGCGATGGTGGTGTCGAGCGGCCTGCTGATCGCCCTCGCCGCCGTGTTCGCCGCCGTCTGGCTGTAGAGTCGCGCGTCGGACGTGTCCCGGCGCTCCCGCTACGGCGTCGGGAGGCAGACCTCGACGCCGTGGTGGGCCGCCGCAGGCCCCGGCGTGAGGGCCGACGCCCCGCGCGCGACGGTCAGCACGCCGATGGCGACGACGAGCACGCCCGCGAGCTGCTGCATCCTGCGGCGGCTGGTCGGACGGAGGCGCCCGCTGAGGACGCCCGCCAGCGCCAGCGCGGGGACCGTCCCGAGCCCGAACACAGCCATCGTGAGCGCCCCCGTGGCCGCCCCGCCCGTGGTCGCGGCGACGGCCAGCATGCCATAGACGAGGCCGCACGGCAAGAGCCCGTTCACCATGCCGAGAGCGACCAGCGCCCCCCGCCTCGGCGACGCCAGGAGCCGGGCGATGACGGACGACAGCCGCGCGGCCAGCCGTCCGCCAGGGGCCGTGCCGCGCGCCCACCCGACGCCGCACAGGCCCAGCCCGAGCCCGACCATCGCGGCGCCGAGGCCGACGCTCACCACCCCGCCGAAGGCGCCGAACAGATCCGCCAGCGACGCGCCGAAGGCGCCCGCCAGCGCGCCGAAGAGGGCGTAGGTGGCCGTCTTCCCACCGAAGTAAGCGGCCTGCCGGGCGGCGACCTCACGCCGGGCGCCCGCGCCGAGCCACACCACGAACCCGCCGCACATCCCGACGCAGTGGGCGCTGCCCAGGAGGCCAGCGGCGAAGACGGCGGCGAGGTCGAGGGGGGTCATGGACGACACGGACAGGGGGTACCGCACGAGGCTACGCGCCCGGACTCGGCGCCTCCGACGGCAGGCCCCGCCATGCCGTGTAGGGGTCCGCCCGGCACCGGCCGCCGAGACGGCCGGGCGCGGCCTCCGGGCCGACGCGGTCGCCGCACGCGCCCGGAGACCGCTAGCCTGTCCCCCACCTACCGCCCCCCTCCCATGCCCGACCTCCACCGCGACGCCCCCGCCCCTTCCGACCTCGACGCGCTCCTCGAGGTCGCCGTCCGCGCTCCGAGCCTCCTCAACTCCCAACCCTGGCGCTTCGTCGTCTCAGGCACCGGCGTGCTGCTCTTCGCCGACCGCGAGCGTCAGCTTTCCGCACTCGACCCGGACGGCCGCGAGTTGACGATGAGCTGCGGCGCGGCGCTCTACTACCTCCGCGTCGCGGCCCGGCACGCGGGCTGGGCGCCCGGCGTCCTCCCCTTCCCCAGTGGCGACGCGGACCTGCTCGCGGCCGTCACCTTCGAACCCACCGCTCCGCCGTCGGCCGACGACCGGCACTACCGGGCACTCTTCGCGCGCCACACGAACCGTCGTCCCTTCGCCGACGCGCCGGTCCCCCTCCCGGTCCTGGTCGAGCTGGCGCAGGCCGCCGCCGCCGAAGGCGCCTCGCTGGCCATCCTGGACACGCAGGACGAGAAAGATGCCCTGGCCGACCTCGTCCGCGACGGCGTGCTGACGCAGGGCAGCGACCGAGAGGTGACCGCCGACATCGAGCGCTGGCTGCGCCCGGACGGCGACCCGCGCCCCGACGGCGTCCGCGACGGCGTCCAGGGGATCTGGGACCGCCACGCCGCCATGCGGACCCCGCCCTCGTCGGTGGCCGCCTACAAGAGCCGACTCATCCGCGAGACCCCCGCCGCGCTCGTGCTCACCACGGACGGCGACACCGAGGCGGACTGGCTGGCGGCGGGACAGGCGCTCGCACGCGTCCTCGTGACCGCCGCCGACCACGGGCTCGCGGCGTCGTACGCCAACGAACCGGTCGAGGTGGATGCCCTCCGCTCCCGGGTCAGCAGCCTCGTCGGCGGGCAGGTGTCACAGGCCGTCTTCCGGGTCGGCGCCCCGCAGGTGGAGCCCGCGACCAGCCGCCGCGGCGTCCGCGACGTGGTGGACCATCTCGGCGACGACGCGTAGCCTCTCGCGAGTGGCAGTCAGCGCCCGGCGCCTTCGCCCTCGACCCAGGTCACGGCGTGCTTCATCAGCTCGGTGCCGTTGGCGAGCCCCAGCTTGGTCTTGATCCGCGAGCGGTAGCTCTCGACCGTCTTGACGGAGAGGTGGAGGCGCTCCGATATCTCGCGCGTCGGGATGCCGCGGCCGGTCATCTCGAACACCTCCAACTCGCGGTCCGAGAGCACCTCCAGCGGCGTCTGGGTGGCATCCTTGACGCCTGCGGCGGCGCCGAAGAGCAGCTTGTCCTTGAGGTCCTCGGAGAGGTGGATGCCCCCGCGGAGCACGCGGCGGACGGCCGTCACGATCTGGTCGCCCGCGGCCAGCTTCGAGACGTACCCCCGCGCCCCGGCCCGGACGGCGCGCTCGGCGTAGAGGTCCTCGTCGTGACGCGAGACGACGAGCACGGGCAGGTCCGGGTGGAGCGCGAGGAGGTTCTTCATCAGCTCCAGGCCGTTCATGCCGGGCAGCGAGATGTCGGTCACCACGAGGTCCGGCGCGACCGCGTCGAAGGTGGCGAGCGCCTCCTCGGCGTCACTGGCCTGCCCGGCGACCTCGAAGTCGGGCTCGGCGTCGAGCGTCATGGCGATGCCCTGGCGCAGAAGGGGGTGGTCGTCGACGAGAAGGATGCGGGTCATGAGGGGGAGGCGTAGGAGTGGAAGCCGGGGCCGCGCAGCGGGACGGTGCAGGTCACGACGGTTCCGCCCTCCGCCCCCGGGCGGATGTCGAGGGCGCCGCCCGCGAGACGAGCGCGGTAGTGCATGATGCGGAGGCCCATGCCCCGGGCGTCGGTCGGCCGGATGGGGGCAGAGAGGCTCGCCTCGGCAGCGGCCTCGGGCGAGGCGTCGGGCGGCCGGGCGGAGGGTGCGAAGCCCGAGCCGTCGTCCTCGACCCGGAGGCGGAGCTGGGTCGTGCCACGGACGAGGACCACGCGGACGTGGGCGGCGCGGCCATGCTGGACGGCATTCGAGATGGCCTCCTGCGCGATCCAGAACAGGTTGGTGGCGGCGTCGGCGTGGAGCGCGCTCGCCTCGGCAGGCCCAGAGCCCGTCGTCTCGGCCGTCACCGCGGCGCCGTAGAGCGACGCCGCGCGTCGGGCGAGGCGGCCGAGGGCCGCCTCCAGGCCGTTCTGCTCCAGTTCGACCGGCACCAGCGAGCGCGCCAGCCCGCGCGCGTCGGCGTCCGCATCGGCGACGAGGCCGACGAGGCGGTGCGCCTCGGCCGCGTGCTCGGAGTCGTCGGCGTCGAGGTTCTTGGCGAGCCCGCGCAGGAACAGGCCGATGGCGGTCAGCTGCTGGCCCAGTCCGTCGTGGAGGTCCTGCCCGATGCGGCGGCGCTCGGCCTCGGCCACGCGGAGCACCTCGCGCTCCAGCAGCCGCCGTTCCGAGATGTCGCGCACGATGCCCGTGAACACGACGCCGCCGCCGTGCAGCGGCACCTCGCTCACGGCCAGGTCCATCGGGAACGTCGCGCCCGACTTGCGCCGCCCCACCACCTCGCGCCCGATGCCGATGATGCGCCGGACGCCGGACTCGCGGTAGTTCTCCATGTACCCGTCGTGCTCCGAGTGGAACGGCTCCGGCATGAGCACGGTCACGTTCCGCCCGATCACCTCGTCGGGGGCGTAGCCGAAGATCCGCTCGGCACCGGCGTTGAACGTCTCGATGCGGCCCCGCGTGTCGATCGTGATGACGCCGTCGACCGTCGTCTCGAACACCGACAGCGCGCGGGCGCGGCTCTCTTCGAGGGCGTGGCGCGTGTCGTCCAGGGCGAAGCGGGCATGCAGAGCCCCGGCGGCGGCGCGCAGGAACGCCCACGCCTCGGGCGGGAACGCGTCGGCCTCGGGCGACAGCGCCGCCAGCAGCGCGAACGGCCGGTGCTCCGTCCCGACGCGGACCACGAGGCCCCCGCCGACACCCGCTGCCGCCAGCGCGGGGGGCACCGGCCGGAGTTCGACGCAGGTGGCTCGGTCGAGCGCCTCTCGCAGCACGCCCTCGACCGGGACCGGGCCGGGCGGCGCCTCCCACCCCGCCACCACCGACGCCCGGAGCGCCTCGGGCTCCTCGTCGTCGAACGCAAACAGGGCGGCACCTGCGCCGAGCGCGTCGGCGATGATGGCGGCCTCCGAGCGGCCGGTCGCGTCGACAGACCCGAACCCGGCCTGACCGAGCTCTCGCAGGGCGAGCTCGGCCAGCGGCGCGGCTAGGTCGGGAGGGAGGGTCCGGGTCACGGCATGGCAGGAAGGGGATGCAAGCTAGGCCCCCCGGCAGTCGGGCTCACGCGACCACGGGCGTCCGCACGGAACGGACGGTCACCCGCTCCCGGGCGCCGTTCGCACCGACCACGTCGAACGTCCACGGCCCCGGAGCCTCCGGGTCGCTCACCCCCTCCGCGGCCCAGGCGCCCGCCTCCGACCGGACCGCGAACGGGCGGACGACGTGGTGCTCGCCCCCCGTCACAGCGATGTCGAGCGTGTCCGCCCGCGGGTCGTACGTCATGCCGACGAACGGGGCGGCGCGGAAGACCGGCCCCACAGCGTCGGACGAGACGACGTCGACCGACACCTCGTGCGGCGACGCCGCGGCATGGCGCGAGAGAGCGTCGAACAGGTCGGGCCAGTCCTCGCGGGGCACGGCCGGCGCCGACGGGCGATCGGGACGGATGAGCGAGCGGGCGCCCATGCGGAGCGTCAGCACGGGACAGGAGGCCTCGCGCACCACGTCCTCGGCGACGCTTCCCAGCAGCCAGCGGCTGAGCCCGCGCCGCCCGTGGCTGGCCTGGACGACGAGCCCGGCGGACAGCGCGTGGGCGGCGGTCACGATCTCGTGAGCCGCGTCCCCGTAGCGCACCGCCGTCTCGATCGGGACGCGCTCGGCGAAGGGAGCGACCCAGGTGTCGAGCGTGGCCTCGACGCCCTCCGCCAGGTCCCGCGTGTCGAGCGGCGGCAGCGCCATCATGTAGGGCACCGGCACGTCGATCGGTTCGATCACGTGCAGCGCCACCCCATGCGTGCCGAGCGCCTCCGCCAGGGCCGCCGCGGTCTCCAGGCTCACATCCGACGCCGAGTCGAACGCGAGCGGCGCGAGCACCGGCCCCACCGCGGCTCCCGCGGCGCGCGGACTCACGGTCAGCACCGGGCACGGGGCCCGCCGGAGCACAGACTCGACCGTCGAGCCGAGGGTGAGCCGGTCGATCCCGGTCCGCCCGTGCGTGCCCATGACCAGCAGGTCGGCGCCGATCTCCTCGGCGTACGCCAGGATCGCGTCGGCGGGCATGGGGAAGCGGCGACGGACCTGGACGACACCGTCCGCCTCGATGCGCGGGGCGGCGGAGGCGGGCGCCACGCTCCCGGTCGCCGCCGCATCCACCCGGAGGACGTGCAGGGTAGCGCCGTGGCGCGTCGCGAAACGCTCGGCCAGGGGCCGGGCCGCCTCGGCCGCGGACGAGTCGTCGGTGGGGAAGAGAACCGTCTGGACGTGCAGCATGGGAGGAGGGAGTTGAGGGTTAGAACGGGAGCGGCGGCGCCGTCGCCGCGACCGGTCGGGGCGAAGACCGAAGCGACGCGGCCTCCTGGAGCGTCAGCACGGGGCAGGGCGCCCGACGGATCACGGCCTCGGAGACGCTGCCGATCAGGCGCGCGAGCCCGGTGCGGCCGTGGGTGCCGAGGACCACGGCCCCGGCGCCGCGCTCACTGGCCAGCGCGGCCACCAGCCGACCGGGTGCGCCGAGCCCGACGTGGAGCGCAGCCGGGGAGCACACCGTCGCCGCGAACCGCTCCAGGCGCTCGCGCACGGCGGCCCCCTGCTCCGGGTCGAAGTCGACCAGCGACAGGATGTGAGGCGCCAGCCCCGGGTACGGCCCGGCGTCGCGGACGACGTGGACCACCTCGACCGGCGCTCCGGTCGCCTCGGCGAGCACGCAGCCCGCCGCCAGCGCCCCCCGGCTGCGCTCCGAGAAGTCGACGCCCACCAGCACGGGCGCCTCGGGCCCCGGTCCGTCGACGGCGCCGCGCTCGGGGACGGTCAGCACCGGGCAGGGGGCGCTCGCCACGAGCGCCTCGGCGACGCTGCCGAGCAGCGCCCTCGACAGCCCCGACCGACCGTGCGTGCCGACGACCAGCAGGTCCGGATTGACGGCGCCGAGGTAGCGCAGCACAGCCGCGTGGACCGACACGTCGCGGACCACGGCCACTGTCGGCTCGAGGCGGTCCAGACCGTCAGCATCGCGGAGCCCCAGCGTCTCCATCGCGAAGCGCTCGACGCGGACGCGGAGCGCGCTCGCGGGCACGGCGTCGGGTGCGGCGCCATCACCCGACGCGTGGAACAGCACGTCGGCGTGGAGCAGGTGGAGGACGGCCCCCGACCGGCGGGCGAGGTCGGCCGCACGCACGAGCGCGACGGCAGCGCCGGGAGAGAAGTCGATGGCGGCGACGACGGTGCGGAGAGACAGCATGACAGGGAGGGGCTACAGAGCGAGGGGGGCGTCGGCGGCACGGAGCGCCCACCAGTGGCCCACCTCCGGGATCGTGTCGATCCGCGTGCCGACGCTGCGGAACCAGCCCTCCAGGCGGCCGTCGTCGGACAGGGTGCCGCGGAACTCGGTCTCCAGCGGAAGGCCCCACGCGGGGTCGTCGTAGCGGACGAGCGTGCCGCGCACCGTCCGGTCCTCGACGGTCACGTGGTGGACGGCCAGCGGGACGGGCGCGGGCATCGGGTCGTCGGCGGTCGGGCGCGGCACCATCAGCACGAGCGCGCGGACGGAGTCGGCGGTCGCGGCGAGGCGGAACACCACGGTGCCCTGCCGCCCGCTGTCCTCGCCGACGTAGCCGCCCGCCCACTCTCCGACGAACGCCGCAAGGTCGGCCGGGTCGGCGGTGACGGGGGCGGCCGTCTGGGCCGCGCCGCCCGCTGAGGTGGCGAGGAAGCAGGCCGCGAGGAGGAGGAGACGCATGGTGTGGAGGGCGGTGGGTCTCCCCAGGTTCGCCCGCTCCAGGCCCCCGTCCTGCCAGCCGCCTGCGGGTGCACGGGGCGTGCGTCCCCCCGCCACCGTGCGGGGGAGACCCCTACACGCTCACCCTCCCCCTCACTCGATGTCGTTCTCGAACCAGCTGATGCCGCGCCCCATCGCAGGCCCGGCCTTCGTGTCGATCCGGTCGCGGAGGCGCTTCGAGAACGCCTCGGCGGGGTCGTTGCCGTAGTGCCGCAGGAGGTGGTTCATCGCGATCACCTCGCAGATGACGGTCACGTTCTTGCCCGGCGTGATGGGCAGCTTCACGAGCGGCAGGTCGACGCCCAGGATCGACCGCATCTCGGTCACCATCCCGATCCGCGTGTACTCCTCGTCCTCGTCCCACGGGTGGATGCTCACCACCAGTTCGATCCGCTTCTGGAACCGGATCGCGCGGACGCCGAACATGGCGCGCACGTCGATGATGCCCAGCCCGCGGATCTCCATGAAGTGCTCCGCGAGCGTCGTCCCGGCGCCCATCACCACACTGTCGCCCTTGCGCGTCGCCATCACCACGTCGTCGGCCACGAGGCGGTGGCCGCGCTCGACGAGGTCGAGGGCCATCTCGGACTTGCCGATGCCCGCCGGGCCGGTCAGCAAGAGCCCCACCCCGTACACGTCCACCAGCGAGCCGTGGACGGTGAGTTGCTCGGCGAAGTGGTCCTCCAGCACGTCGCGCAGGAGCCCCATGAAGGGGACCGTCGGGTCGGGCGTCTGGAACAGCGGCACGCCGTGCTCGGCGGCGAGCGCTTCGAGCGCGTCCGGGAGCCGGTTGCCTGCCGTCAGCACGATGGCGGGCGGGTCGAAGGACAGCAGGAGGCCGAACGCCTCAGCCGCCTGCTCCGGGGAGAGCCACATCAGGTAGCGGCACTCGGTGTTGCCGAGGATCTGGACGCGGCGGTGCTCGAAGTGCTCCGTGTAGCCCGCCAGCACCAGCCCCGGCCGGTGGACGTGGCGGACGGTCACCTCGCGACCCTCCGGGGGGCCGCCCCCGATCGCCTCGATGGCGATGCCGACGCGGTCGCGGAGGCGCTCGACGAGCGCGGGCAGCGCGATCGACTCGTGGCGGAACGGGGCAGGTGGGCGCATGGGGAGTGGAGCGTGAGGCGTGGCGTCCCACGCCCCGGCCGGCTCAGGGGACTTCGACGGCCGAGAGGACGCGGCGGACGATCTGCTCGGAGGTCACGTCCTCCGCCTCGGCCTCGTAGGTGACGGCCACGCGGTGACGCAGCACGTCGAGCGCGATGGCGCGGACGTCGTCGGGCGTGGCGTAGGCGCGGCCCTGGAGGAAGGCGTGGGCGCGGGCGGCGAGCGCGAGCGCGATGGACGCGCGCGGGCTGGCGCCGTAGGCCACGAGCCCCCGCAGGTCCGACAGCTTGTATTTCTGCGGCTCCCGCGTCGCCAGCACCAGGTCCACGATGTACTCCTCGACGCGCGCGTCCAAGTAGATCTCGCCGACGACGGCGCGGGCGGACAGGATCTGGGCGGGCGTGACCACCGGCGCCACGGCCGGGAGCGCCGTCCCGTGCGACATCCGACGCATGATCTCGATCTCCTCCTCGCGCGACGGGTAGCCGACGACCACCTTCAGCATGAAGCGGTCCACCTGGGCCTCGGGCAGCGGGTAGGTCCCCTCTTGCTCGATCGGGTTCTGGGTGGCGAGCACGAGGAACGGCCGCGGCAGCGGGTAGGTCGTCTCGCCGATGGTGACCTGCCGCTCCTGCATCGCCTCCAGCAGCGCGCTCTGGACCTTCGCGGGCGCGCGGTTGACCTCGTCGGCCAGGATGACGTTGGCGAAGATGGGGCCCTTCTTGACCTGGAAGCTGGCGTCCGCCTGGTTGTAGATGAGCGTGCCCAGCAGGTCGGCCGGGAGGAGGTCCGGTGTGAACTGGATGCGCTGGAAGCGCGCGTCGATGGCCTTCGCGAGCGTCGAGACGGTGAGCGTCTTGGCGAGGCCGGGGACGCCCTCCAGCAGCACGTGGCCGCCGGTCAGCATCCCGATCAGCAGCCGCTCGACCATGTGGGCCTGCCCGACGACCACGCGGCCGACGGACTCCAGCAGCGCGGGCACGAAGCGGGCCTGCTCGGCGACGCGGGCGGTGAGAGCGCCGAGGTCGGGGGTGGCCGCCTCGGGCGGCTGCGGGGCGGGGACGGTGGGGTCGGGGGGGAGCATGCCTGCGCGGTGGGGGGCGGCGGAACGGGCGGCCGTCGGCCGGTCGTGCGGAGGATACGCAGGGGCGCGGTGGGTCAGTGCGTCGGTGCGTCAGTCAGCGGCTCCACCTTGGCACCGAGGCGGGCCGACTCGCTCTGCCCGTTCCTCGTCCCGCGTTCCCCGTTCCGCGAGCGCCAGCGAGCCCTACCGCACCACCGTCACCCGCCGCACCTGCGCCTCGGCCCCCGCCACCACGCGGACGAGGTACACGCCCGGCGCCAGCCCCGCCGTCGGCCAGCGGACCTCGTGGGCGCCCGCCTCGGTGTCGCCCTCGGCCAGCACGCCCACCTCGCGGCCCAGCACATCGTAGGCCGCCAGACGCACCGGGCCGTCCCGGGGCACCACGAACGGGACCGTGATCGTGCCGCGCGACGGGTTCGGGTACGGCGCGTCGAGCGCCAGCGCCTCCGGCGGCGCGACCTCCAGCCGGACCGTGTGCGTGGCGACGACGGCCTCCCCGTCGCGGACCTCGACGACGACCTCGCCGACCTCGCCGACCGGGGCGGTCCGCGCCACGTCGAAGGCGAGCCGGGCGACGGGCTCGGGCTCATCGTCGAGGCGGACCGCGTCGGCGACGGACTGGGCGAAGGTGAGCCATGCGGGCGCCTCGGCGACGGCGACGGTCAGCCCGGCGCCCGCCTCCCCGGCGACGGCCAGTTCGAGGGCGTTGTCGTGCGAGGCGAACGGGACGGCGTGGGGGGCCGGAGCCTGCGCCGAGGCGGACAGGGTGAGGAGCGCGATCAGGACAAGCCGCATGGTGTCTGGGATAGGGAGCTACAGGCCCTGGTCCGGGAGCCCGGCGAAGTCGAGAATCGCCGTCCGGATCGCCTCTCGGAGAGGGACGCCCTCGTAGGTCGAGTAGCGCTCGCGCTGCCACGGGGTCAGACGCGCGACCCGCTCCCCGGCCCATCGATCGATCCCGGCGTAGACCGCGACGGGCTCACGGGCGGCCAGCGCGGCAAGGGCCTCCGCCGCTTGGGTCGGTGTCCGCCCAACGGCTACGCTTCCAGGGACCTGAGGCCCGAAGTACGGATGAGAGGACGACCCACTTTCTTGGGGGAGGATGAACGAGTCCGCATGGGAGGCCATCTCGTAAGTCGCTTGATCGAGAGGCAGCCCCTCCCAACGTGCCTGGTACCGAAGGCCCGTCTCATACGCCGAGACGGCCACCTGAAGCGTCGGACATCCCCAGCCCAAGGCACGAATTCTGGGCAGCATCGATGAGTCGGGCCGTACGGAGGCAGTCATGATTGCCTGTCTCAACGTAAGTCCGAGGTGACGCCATGCCGGAGTGAGTGAGTCGCTGCAACCCTCTGCTGTTCGCCGACTCTCAGCGTAATCCACTAAAGCTTCGGGCGGGACGCCGACCCGGATCATAGCAAGAAAGGCCTGCGCCGAGAAGCCCCAGTATGCAGTAAGTCGATAGGCATCCACAATACTCCACAACTCGGCGACTGCGAAAGTATCCCTCTCTATCGATGTACGCTCAAGAACCGTCATGACGTCTCCGTTTGAGAGCTCACCGCGGCGCACTAGATCAAGACTAGCCTGTAGCGAGAGGTCGACGAGGGCTGGTTGTCGCTCCTCACTAAGGGCCATCTCTGCGGGAAGAGGGGCCTTGGGTGGCGAGGGAGCTCCAGGTTGAGCTACGGCAGGGGCACAAATCAGGCAGAGAAGAAGGGTGGACGACTTCATAGGATCGGTGCTGAAAATCGGTTCGGGGCTGCTGACTAAAGACTCTGCCGTACTCTCAGAAGGCGGGGCTCGCGCGGCACAGTTGAGGCAGGCAGGGTTTCGAAAACGTGCCGAGAGCGCATCTGTAGTGCCTGAACGTCAAGGAATCGCTTTGATTCTCCATACCCCTCGATACTGTTCGGCGGGGAGCCACACTTGAGAAAGTTGGTGGCTCGTGCCGAGTGTCTATTCCACTCCGCACAGTCTGCCACCGGCGGAGTAGGACCAGGCTCTGTTCCTGCTATCAATACGTGGCCTGCTTCGTGCCCTAGCACGAAGGGGAGATCGTCGGGGGCGTTTGCTGCCACAGGCTCGACGACTACCGTGTTCACCGGAGAGAGTTCGTCAGGCCGCAGTTCTCCAGAGACGTAAGAACTGGCTTGGCCCCAAATCGCGCCAGGAGACGATCCAGGAGGGCCTGTCCAGAGACTGCTTCCCCTCGCCACTACGATATCGAGAGACTCAACTGCATTTCCAGCTCTAGCATTCATTCGGAGTATATCAATAAATTCAACATATAGATGGTTGTATGGAATAGATACAGTAGCCAGGCTCAATTCACTAGAAGACATAAACGAATGGACCAAAATGGTTTTACCCTTAGCAACAAGAACCATCAATTCACCAGAGCTTGCCCAGAGATGTGCCGTGTTACCGTATGCCCAATCTTCATCTCCTGCGACGGCGATTGCGATCTCTCTACGAAATAGCAAAGCTATAGTTTCAATGCTCATACCTACACTATATTCGTATGACACGTTAAATGGGCCTATATGAGACCCATCCGTATTCACTATATCAAATGAGATACCTATCGATTCTTGATTTGATGACACCCAAGAGCTTCCAGATGAAGCCCCAGAGAATGGCGAGATAGAAAATACGTTCTGCACCTCACTGTACTCGACAGGAGGCCCCATCTGACGAAACTCGATAGCAACCTGGGCATAATCTTCGCTCAGACGCATTGTGCTTACACTAGCATCTGCAATTCCCCCTGGGAGAGTTGCCCACCGAACGTTGACGAGGGCAGGCGTGTCCGGGTCTGT from Rubrivirga sp. SAORIC476 encodes the following:
- a CDS encoding PAS domain S-box protein; protein product: MTRTLPPDLAAPLAELALRELGQAGFGSVDATGRSEAAIIADALGAGAALFAFDDEEPEALRASVVAGWEAPPGPVPVEGVLREALDRATCVELRPVPPALAAAGVGGGLVVRVGTEHRPFALLAALSPEADAFPPEAWAFLRAAAGALHARFALDDTRHALEESRARALSVFETTVDGVITIDTRGRIETFNAGAERIFGYAPDEVIGRNVTVLMPEPFHSEHDGYMENYRESGVRRIIGIGREVVGRRKSGATFPMDLAVSEVPLHGGGVVFTGIVRDISERRLLEREVLRVAEAERRRIGQDLHDGLGQQLTAIGLFLRGLAKNLDADDSEHAAEAHRLVGLVADADADARGLARSLVPVELEQNGLEAALGRLARRAASLYGAAVTAETTGSGPAEASALHADAATNLFWIAQEAISNAVQHGRAAHVRVVLVRGTTQLRLRVEDDGSGFAPSARPPDASPEAAAEASLSAPIRPTDARGMGLRIMHYRARLAGGALDIRPGAEGGTVVTCTVPLRGPGFHSYASPS
- the ccoS gene encoding cbb3-type cytochrome oxidase assembly protein CcoS — translated: MNVLYVLVPLALGLALAAVAAFRWAVRDGQFDDVETPALRILLDDLSDPDD
- a CDS encoding universal stress protein, which codes for MLSLRTVVAAIDFSPGAAVALVRAADLARRSGAVLHLLHADVLFHASGDGAAPDAVPASALRVRVERFAMETLGLRDADGLDRLEPTVAVVRDVSVHAAVLRYLGAVNPDLLVVGTHGRSGLSRALLGSVAEALVASAPCPVLTVPERGAVDGPGPEAPVLVGVDFSERSRGALAAGCVLAEATGAPVEVVHVVRDAGPYPGLAPHILSLVDFDPEQGAAVRERLERFAATVCSPAALHVGLGAPGRLVAALASERGAGAVVLGTHGRTGLARLIGSVSEAVIRRAPCPVLTLQEAASLRSSPRPVAATAPPLPF
- a CDS encoding sulfite exporter TauE/SafE family protein, encoding MTPLDLAAVFAAGLLGSAHCVGMCGGFVVWLGAGARREVAARQAAYFGGKTATYALFGALAGAFGASLADLFGAFGGVVSVGLGAAMVGLGLGLCGVGWARGTAPGGRLAARLSSVIARLLASPRRGALVALGMVNGLLPCGLVYGMLAVAATTGGAATGALTMAVFGLGTVPALALAGVLSGRLRPTSRRRMQQLAGVLVVAIGVLTVARGASALTPGPAAAHHGVEVCLPTP
- a CDS encoding universal stress protein, with product MLHVQTVLFPTDDSSAAEAARPLAERFATRHGATLHVLRVDAAATGSVAPASAAPRIEADGVVQVRRRFPMPADAILAYAEEIGADLLVMGTHGRTGIDRLTLGSTVESVLRRAPCPVLTVSPRAAGAAVGPVLAPLAFDSASDVSLETAAALAEALGTHGVALHVIEPIDVPVPYMMALPPLDTRDLAEGVEATLDTWVAPFAERVPIETAVRYGDAAHEIVTAAHALSAGLVVQASHGRRGLSRWLLGSVAEDVVREASCPVLTLRMGARSLIRPDRPSAPAVPREDWPDLFDALSRHAAASPHEVSVDVVSSDAVGPVFRAAPFVGMTYDPRADTLDIAVTGGEHHVVRPFAVRSEAGAWAAEGVSDPEAPGPWTFDVVGANGARERVTVRSVRTPVVA
- a CDS encoding nitroreductase family protein, with product MPDLHRDAPAPSDLDALLEVAVRAPSLLNSQPWRFVVSGTGVLLFADRERQLSALDPDGRELTMSCGAALYYLRVAARHAGWAPGVLPFPSGDADLLAAVTFEPTAPPSADDRHYRALFARHTNRRPFADAPVPLPVLVELAQAAAAEGASLAILDTQDEKDALADLVRDGVLTQGSDREVTADIERWLRPDGDPRPDGVRDGVQGIWDRHAAMRTPPSSVAAYKSRLIRETPAALVLTTDGDTEADWLAAGQALARVLVTAADHGLAASYANEPVEVDALRSRVSSLVGGQVSQAVFRVGAPQVEPATSRRGVRDVVDHLGDDA
- a CDS encoding response regulator transcription factor: MTRILLVDDHPLLRQGIAMTLDAEPDFEVAGQASDAEEALATFDAVAPDLVVTDISLPGMNGLELMKNLLALHPDLPVLVVSRHDEDLYAERAVRAGARGYVSKLAAGDQIVTAVRRVLRGGIHLSEDLKDKLLFGAAAGVKDATQTPLEVLSDRELEVFEMTGRGIPTREISERLHLSVKTVESYRSRIKTKLGLANGTELMKHAVTWVEGEGAGR